The nucleotide window CCCGCTGCGGCGATCACTGCCCCGGCTGAGGTCGCAGAGAAGCCGGCGTCAGCGGCGACCGCCGAGACGACTGCTCCTGCCTCCACTGCCAGTGAGCCGGTATTGCTCGGCACGCCGGAGCTCACTGCCGGGATTCCCGGCGACGGTCCGGCTACCACGGCGCAAATCCAGGCTTGGTTGGACGATCCGAAGAATCACGAAGTTCTCCAGATTGAGCTGCCACTCGGCTTGAACGCTGGCATCGATCAGGTGAAGGGCCTAGAGGCCAACCCGCTGACCCGCGCCAAAATCGAGCTGGGCCGTCAACTCTATTTCGACACCCGCCTGGCCAAAGACACCGCGATCGCCTGCGCGGGCTGCCACGATCCGGAGCAAGGCTACGCTGCCCATACGCAGTTTGGCGTCGGCATCGAAAAGCTGACGGGCAATCGCAACTCGCCGACCGCTTACAATCGCATTCTGAGCGACGTGCAGTTTTGGGACGGCCGCGCCGCTTCGCTCGAAGAGCAGGCCAAGGGGCCAATCGCCAATCCGATTGAGATGGGTAACACGCACGATGCTTGCGTGACCTGCCTGGATGCGATTCCGGGCTACAAGTTGCAGTTCGCCAAAATCTTCCCGGGCGAAGGGCTCAACATCGAAACGGTCGCCAAAGCCATCGCCAGCTTCGAGCGTGCGATCGTCACCGGCGCGTCGCCGTACGATTACAACGAGCAACTCCGGTTGTTCGCGGACCAAGATGTCGAATCGCTCAAAGAAGACGATCCCGACACCTTCGCCCTCTACGAAAAAGCCCTGGCCGACGCCGAGGCGCATCCGATGGACGAAAGTGCCAAGCGCGGCCGCGACTTGTTCTTCGGCCAGAAGGCCAATTGCACCGCCTGCCACGTGGGGCCGAACCTGGCCGATGAGAAGTACCACAACCTGGGTGTGGGCATGGACGCCGCAAAGCCGGACCTCGGCCGCTTTGAAGTCACCAAGGTCGAGGCCGACAAGGGCGCCTTCAAGACGCCCACGATTCGCAACGTCGAACAGACCGCTCCGTATATGCACGACGGCAGCCAGCAGACGCTCG belongs to Planctomycetia bacterium and includes:
- a CDS encoding cytochrome c peroxidase — encoded protein: MRLRLASSICLLAVTMPCLGCEPVAVAPGTALAVAVAEKEPAAAITAPAEVAEKPASAATAETTAPASTASEPVLLGTPELTAGIPGDGPATTAQIQAWLDDPKNHEVLQIELPLGLNAGIDQVKGLEANPLTRAKIELGRQLYFDTRLAKDTAIACAGCHDPEQGYAAHTQFGVGIEKLTGNRNSPTAYNRILSDVQFWDGRAASLEEQAKGPIANPIEMGNTHDACVTCLDAIPGYKLQFAKIFPGEGLNIETVAKAIASFERAIVTGASPYDYNEQLRLFADQDVESLKEDDPDTFALYEKALADAEAHPMDESAKRGRDLFFGQKANCTACHVGPNLADEKYHNLGVGMDAAKPDLGRFEVTKVEADKGAFKTPTIRNVEQTAPYMHDGSQQTLEEVVEWYNKGGHPNPYLDKDVKKLDLTDQEKQDLVAFMKACTGPLPKVETERLPQ